Sequence from the Nitrospirota bacterium genome:
CGGACGCCCTCACAGATTCTGCCTGCGGCATGCCGCCTCCATTGACAAAGGCGGCGGCGCCGGCCCTACCTAGCCTGTTACCCGCTTGATGTTGCTGACCGGCGCATTGACGGCCCGCAGCCCGGCTTCACGCTGCAGGTCGTGGACCTCCGCACGCGACATCTCGATGCTGCCGTTGAAGAGGACCCCCTCCTCCATGGAGAGCATCGGCGTCTTGACCGACCCGTTGAGCACTGCCGGGGCCAGGAGCCGGATTTTCTCCTTGGCAATGATGTCCCCGGTGATCTTGCCTTTGCTCACAACCGTGCCCGCGCTGACCTTGGCGGTGAGCACGGCTTCTTCGCCGACCAACAGGGTTCCTTCTGTATGAATTTCTCCGTCCAGCACGCCGTCAATGCGAACCGTGCCGTTGTAGCTGATGATGCCCTTGAACTCCACGCCTTTGCCGACAAAGGCAATGACATT
This genomic interval carries:
- a CDS encoding polymer-forming cytoskeletal protein; the encoded protein is MANQETVVPSVEKDENVIAFVGKGVEFKGIISYNGTVRIDGVLDGEIHTEGTLLVGEEAVLTAKVSAGTVVSKGKITGDIIAKEKIRLLAPAVLNGSVKTPMLSMEEGVLFNGSIEMSRAEVHDLQREAGLRAVNAPVSNIKRVTG